The Anaerolineae bacterium genome window below encodes:
- a CDS encoding heavy-metal-associated domain-containing protein, translating to MVKVTYHIPNITCHHCIHTIKMEVSELEGVKKVEGDVQAKRVTIEFEAPANEERIKALLAEINYPVAE from the coding sequence ATCGTGAAGGTGACTTACCATATCCCCAACATTACCTGCCATCACTGCATTCACACCATCAAAATGGAAGTGTCCGAACTGGAAGGGGTGAAGAAAGTAGAAGGTGATGTGCAGGCCAAGCGGGTGACCATTGAGTTCGAGGCCCCGGCCAACGAGGAGCGTATCAAAGCGTTGTTGGCCGAGATCAATTACCCGGTGGCCGAGTAA